A window from Methylococcus mesophilus encodes these proteins:
- a CDS encoding alginate export family protein, producing the protein MAQTNSNQDQTKAAPVSSGAFARRSKTAGTALLSAVLALSEAAWGAEADKQAKPPSALPTEWAGPADTRIKLEVFDRARGEFADWFGNPLVKGKPLPKDYSYSFVGNKFQLGLRVTGEPFEAFAQFQDTYIGGLPTNGVGIGAAYYASTPLSTQNGAFLRQGWLRLKDMFGVNGLYLNGGRQLFSDGQQGLARHKNLRWIQDYRIAQRLIGPFEYTHAGRSFDGGSVGYLTDDLEAVGFGFMPTFGGFESNGMPTIGKVNVAGASLSLRDSENVGNTIGRLSWYYYSDDRDILFVDNRPLAAREKAVGQGSAIHTIGGHLAHAEEIGPGVADGTVYAFGQVGNWQNQNQAAWAFGVEAGYQFKEVWAAPWLRAGINSGSGDDNPDDDTHGTFFQMLPTAWLYAQFPFYNMMNNQDVFVQGILTPDPKLSLRLDFHALRVNASQDFVYSGSGATNDTVFGYAGTPTGGASNLAYLTHVMINLKPIDHLAFNLFYGHAFGQSIINNQYDGKQGNYGFLEAIVSF; encoded by the coding sequence ATGGCTCAGACGAATTCGAACCAGGACCAGACCAAGGCAGCGCCCGTATCTTCCGGCGCCTTCGCCCGTCGGTCGAAGACCGCCGGCACGGCCCTTTTGTCGGCTGTGCTGGCTTTGTCCGAGGCCGCTTGGGGAGCGGAGGCGGACAAACAGGCCAAGCCCCCAAGCGCCTTGCCCACAGAATGGGCCGGGCCGGCGGATACCAGGATCAAACTGGAAGTGTTCGACCGCGCCCGTGGCGAATTCGCCGACTGGTTCGGCAATCCCCTGGTCAAGGGGAAGCCCCTCCCTAAGGATTACAGCTACAGCTTCGTGGGCAACAAGTTCCAGTTGGGCCTGCGGGTGACCGGAGAACCCTTCGAGGCCTTCGCCCAGTTCCAGGACACCTACATCGGCGGCCTGCCGACCAATGGCGTCGGCATAGGCGCCGCCTACTATGCCAGCACGCCGTTGAGCACCCAGAACGGCGCCTTTCTGCGGCAGGGCTGGCTGCGGCTGAAGGATATGTTCGGCGTCAACGGCCTGTATCTCAACGGCGGCCGCCAACTGTTTTCCGACGGCCAGCAGGGCCTCGCCCGCCACAAGAACCTGCGCTGGATCCAGGACTACCGCATCGCCCAGCGTCTTATCGGCCCGTTCGAGTATACCCACGCCGGCCGCAGCTTCGACGGCGGCAGCGTCGGCTACCTGACGGACGACCTGGAGGCGGTCGGCTTCGGCTTCATGCCCACCTTCGGCGGCTTCGAGTCGAACGGCATGCCGACCATCGGCAAGGTCAACGTGGCGGGCGCGAGCCTCAGCCTCCGGGATTCGGAAAACGTCGGCAATACCATCGGGCGCCTGTCCTGGTACTACTACTCGGACGACCGGGACATCCTGTTCGTCGACAACCGCCCCCTCGCGGCGCGCGAAAAAGCGGTGGGCCAAGGCTCGGCGATCCACACCATCGGCGGGCACTTGGCACATGCCGAGGAAATCGGCCCCGGCGTGGCGGACGGGACGGTCTACGCCTTCGGCCAGGTCGGCAACTGGCAGAACCAGAATCAGGCGGCGTGGGCCTTCGGCGTCGAAGCCGGCTACCAGTTCAAGGAGGTATGGGCCGCCCCCTGGCTGCGGGCGGGCATCAACAGCGGCTCGGGCGACGATAACCCGGACGACGATACCCACGGCACCTTCTTCCAGATGCTGCCCACGGCCTGGCTGTATGCCCAGTTCCCGTTCTACAACATGATGAACAACCAGGACGTCTTCGTGCAGGGCATCCTGACCCCCGACCCCAAGCTCAGCCTGCGGCTGGATTTCCACGCGCTGCGGGTCAACGCCTCCCAGGATTTCGTGTATTCAGGCTCGGGCGCGACCAACGACACCGTTTTCGGCTATGCGGGCACACCGACGGGCGGTGCCAGCAACCTGGCCTATCTCACCCACGTGATGATCAACCTGAAGCCGATCGACCATCTGGCCTTCAACCTGTTTTACGGCCATGCTTTCGGCCAGAGCATCATCAACAACCAGTACGACGGCAAACAGGGCAATTACGGTTTCCTGGAGGCTATCGTATCGTTCTGA
- a CDS encoding GDCCVxC domain-containing (seleno)protein has protein sequence MTRESLLTCPRCGIAKLETMPTDACLYFYECTGCGTVLRPKPGDCCVFCSYGSVKCPPAQAQEGACGCGSGA, from the coding sequence ATGACTCGAGAATCCCTCCTGACCTGCCCGCGCTGCGGCATTGCCAAACTGGAAACCATGCCGACCGATGCCTGCCTGTACTTCTACGAATGCACCGGCTGCGGGACCGTGCTCCGCCCGAAACCGGGGGATTGCTGCGTGTTCTGTTCCTACGGTTCGGTCAAATGCCCGCCGGCGCAGGCACAGGAGGGAGCGTGCGGTTGCGGCTCAGGCGCCTGA
- a CDS encoding Rieske (2Fe-2S) protein, translated as MAFEDVCKQSLLGEGELVPLTVGKKEIVILWPDGGEPKAYDARCPHEGVSLGRGDFNGRILYCIAHGWVFDGRSGQCLQPAGWCMKEYPMRIENGMVQVDVSGA; from the coding sequence GTGGCTTTCGAAGACGTGTGCAAACAAAGCCTGCTCGGCGAGGGCGAACTGGTGCCCTTGACCGTGGGCAAGAAGGAAATCGTCATTCTGTGGCCGGACGGCGGGGAGCCGAAGGCCTACGACGCCCGCTGTCCCCACGAGGGGGTGTCGCTGGGGCGTGGGGACTTCAACGGAAGGATTCTTTACTGCATCGCCCACGGCTGGGTTTTCGACGGCCGCAGCGGCCAGTGTCTGCAGCCCGCCGGCTGGTGCATGAAGGAATATCCCATGCGGATCGAGAATGGCATGGTACAGGTGGACGTGTCAGGCGCCTGA